A single genomic interval of Cellvibrio sp. PSBB023 harbors:
- a CDS encoding TIGR03751 family conjugal transfer lipoprotein, with amino-acid sequence MLTHWINLPLVLAVIFLSGCASKLDDVTNPNAPTMKQVYEDYTGTNQSAIADRQALLMQRPAVESVYLQLGLPPYPERLDHLYPRLPNPDLFMYVRPHAVGVTGAPVPAYITRFSMYERQPYALPGETLDAARIITDHKIKVIADKADQKAKKNNYERELFHE; translated from the coding sequence ATGTTAACGCACTGGATTAATTTACCACTGGTTTTAGCGGTCATTTTCTTGTCTGGCTGCGCATCAAAATTGGATGATGTGACGAATCCAAACGCGCCCACCATGAAACAGGTTTATGAGGATTACACAGGAACAAACCAATCAGCGATCGCAGACCGTCAAGCACTGCTGATGCAGCGTCCTGCAGTGGAGTCTGTCTATCTACAGCTTGGGCTGCCACCCTACCCCGAGCGTCTAGACCATCTTTACCCACGGCTGCCCAATCCAGACTTGTTCATGTATGTACGCCCACATGCTGTGGGAGTTACCGGCGCGCCTGTACCGGCTTACATAACTCGATTCTCCATGTATGAACGTCAACCCTATGCACTTCCGGGAGAAACCCTGGATGCTGCTCGGATTATTACAGACCACAAAATTAAAGTGATTGCGGATAAAGCGGATCAAAAAGCTAAAAAAAATAATTATGAGCGGGAGTTATTTCACGAATGA
- a CDS encoding TIGR03752 family integrating conjugative element protein — translation MSSNKLTWVLVAVLAIGVVVTVINSNNKPTPKVSTEGSAQPQKTSPKSEDGDTVAETIREVSARYTAQVDENKRLKDNQELLERRLAQLEGSKSAPGNAAKVEENPVFQQMSSELVAMKEDFKLLSQNMLKESKEKAAKNNGYEVTQEDLGWGQTGSAKPNKKGLIEQSPALPGYVTIRPMTRSQLLNFDPKLAESALKQKMAAGAAGVSDVGSKTGITNTLKKTGGKIAPEITPHYTIPARGTIFESVAMTALIGTVPLGGKVNDPFPAKFIVGEENLATNGLRIPGLKGIVFEGIARGNWNLSCVAVSLTAATYTFQDGRIQHMRYDQALNGGGGSKAAKSNSPFAEGEASASIGYITNPQGVPCIPGRRVTDAHKQLFTMGMLGAAKSYFDAKAAAETTTTDNPLGGGSTSVTGNQAAFINNQTYSDSMDTVMDFYSKRMRDTFDVIYVDPAAKVSLNITQDLYIDYHSDARKLAYNNGGRNVNALD, via the coding sequence ATGAGCAGTAATAAATTGACCTGGGTACTGGTTGCTGTACTGGCCATTGGTGTGGTTGTGACGGTGATCAACTCCAACAACAAACCAACACCAAAAGTATCAACCGAGGGTTCAGCTCAGCCACAAAAAACGTCACCAAAATCAGAGGACGGCGATACCGTTGCGGAAACCATCCGCGAGGTTTCGGCACGCTATACCGCTCAGGTAGACGAAAACAAGCGCCTCAAAGACAACCAGGAGTTGCTCGAAAGAAGACTGGCACAACTCGAAGGCAGTAAATCTGCACCAGGGAATGCGGCCAAAGTTGAGGAAAACCCAGTCTTTCAGCAAATGAGTTCAGAGCTTGTTGCTATGAAAGAGGATTTTAAATTGCTCTCTCAAAATATGCTGAAAGAGAGCAAGGAAAAAGCCGCAAAAAATAATGGGTACGAAGTCACTCAAGAGGATTTAGGCTGGGGACAAACGGGCAGCGCAAAGCCCAACAAAAAAGGCCTCATTGAACAATCACCCGCGTTACCTGGATACGTCACTATCAGGCCGATGACTCGCTCTCAGCTGCTTAACTTTGATCCAAAACTTGCTGAGTCAGCGCTTAAGCAAAAAATGGCGGCGGGTGCTGCTGGTGTATCTGATGTTGGCTCAAAAACAGGTATTACCAATACGCTGAAAAAGACTGGCGGCAAAATTGCGCCAGAGATTACACCGCATTACACCATCCCGGCACGAGGAACGATTTTTGAATCCGTGGCGATGACTGCTTTGATTGGCACTGTGCCATTGGGTGGCAAGGTCAACGATCCATTCCCTGCAAAATTTATTGTTGGTGAAGAAAACCTCGCAACAAATGGTCTTCGCATTCCTGGTTTAAAAGGGATTGTTTTTGAAGGTATTGCGCGCGGCAATTGGAATCTTTCTTGTGTTGCAGTAAGCCTCACGGCGGCCACCTATACATTCCAAGATGGACGCATTCAGCACATGCGTTATGACCAGGCATTAAACGGTGGCGGTGGCTCTAAAGCAGCGAAATCCAATTCTCCTTTTGCCGAGGGAGAGGCCTCAGCCAGTATTGGCTACATCACCAACCCGCAAGGCGTTCCCTGCATACCAGGTCGTCGTGTGACGGATGCACATAAACAATTATTCACCATGGGAATGTTGGGCGCAGCAAAGAGCTATTTCGATGCTAAGGCCGCTGCAGAGACGACGACGACCGATAACCCTTTGGGTGGTGGGTCAACCAGTGTTACTGGCAACCAAGCTGCCTTTATCAATAACCAAACCTACTCCGACTCGATGGATACCGTAATGGATTTTTACAGCAAGCGTATGCGCGACACGTTTGATGTGATTTACGTCGATCCAGCAGCAAAAGTCTCATTAAACATCACTCAAGATTTATACATCGATTACCACAGCGATGCGCGCAAACTCGCCTACAACAATGGAGGTCGCAATGTTAACGCACTGGATTAA
- a CDS encoding TIGR03749 family integrating conjugative element protein gives MWNKFPITIVLPVGEEIRVSFPTDITLQVPMEVTERLESLAPNQRVVYWKATEAFDTVRVIATATDNDSVYLIDLVGQHGATAEPLYIEDPDRVIAQKAAQQTEALSESVTSPSIEQLDPPEILLTRFASQTLYAPRRLMPVNPDINAQPVPTITANFPLMRSQSGEQYQYSIVGAWAGYGRFITAVMVENKSPVSVQINPGLINGNFTHITAQHLYLGAAGTLEDRTTLYLISDAPFTAAVMEDGYGY, from the coding sequence GTGTGGAATAAATTTCCGATAACAATTGTGCTGCCAGTCGGCGAAGAGATCCGTGTTTCTTTTCCCACCGATATTACCTTACAAGTGCCGATGGAGGTGACCGAACGCCTGGAGTCACTTGCGCCGAATCAACGTGTGGTTTATTGGAAGGCGACAGAGGCTTTTGACACTGTGCGCGTTATCGCCACGGCAACCGATAATGATTCGGTTTATCTGATTGATTTAGTGGGGCAGCATGGTGCAACCGCTGAACCACTGTATATCGAAGATCCTGATAGGGTTATTGCTCAAAAGGCTGCGCAACAGACTGAGGCCTTGAGCGAATCAGTGACATCACCCTCCATCGAGCAGCTCGACCCACCAGAAATATTACTGACCCGATTTGCATCTCAAACGCTCTACGCGCCGCGCCGACTCATGCCTGTAAATCCGGATATTAATGCGCAGCCAGTTCCAACGATTACGGCAAATTTTCCGCTCATGCGCTCACAATCCGGAGAGCAGTACCAATACTCGATAGTAGGTGCCTGGGCAGGATACGGTCGCTTTATCACTGCAGTTATGGTGGAAAACAAAAGCCCTGTGTCAGTACAGATTAACCCCGGCCTGATAAATGGAAATTTCACACATATCACTGCACAGCATTTGTATTTGGGTGCGGCTGGCACACTTGAAGATCGCACCACGCTCTATCTGATTTCCGATGCTCCATTTACCGCAGCAGTCATGGAGGATGGTTATGGCTACTAG
- a CDS encoding PFL_4703 family integrating conjugative element protein, which produces MGDARNILHSNDSHIWTLRIVVFVLAALVFIQSLVIYSRQNEITVHVPPDLSKGATLKPGALQAANTYAFAMYVWRNLNDWGVNGKEDYERLINEYQCLVTPEFEQWLRKNHALKRKQGELDRTRVLSEISPYHPQTVTELGSNVFSVALLLKIQERVKGVIIKDVAMSYSIRVVPDSRKCNVMGMALDGFMFDPTRAEQEAEENSKKARARNQ; this is translated from the coding sequence GTGGGTGATGCACGCAACATCCTACATTCAAACGATTCACACATCTGGACATTGCGCATTGTGGTGTTCGTGCTGGCTGCATTGGTATTTATCCAATCGTTAGTTATTTACTCACGACAAAATGAAATAACTGTGCATGTACCGCCAGACTTATCAAAAGGAGCCACGCTAAAACCTGGTGCACTGCAGGCTGCGAATACTTACGCATTCGCCATGTATGTCTGGCGCAACTTAAATGATTGGGGCGTTAACGGCAAAGAAGATTACGAGCGCCTGATTAATGAATATCAATGTTTAGTAACGCCAGAGTTCGAGCAATGGCTCCGTAAAAACCATGCACTAAAACGTAAACAAGGCGAACTGGATAGAACACGCGTTCTATCAGAAATATCGCCCTACCATCCCCAAACGGTCACAGAGCTTGGCTCAAATGTTTTTTCAGTTGCCCTGTTGCTGAAAATTCAAGAGCGAGTCAAAGGCGTGATTATTAAAGATGTTGCCATGAGTTATTCCATTCGTGTTGTGCCTGACTCACGCAAATGCAATGTCATGGGTATGGCCTTGGACGGATTTATGTTTGATCCGACCCGCGCAGAGCAAGAAGCTGAAGAAAATAGCAAAAAAGCGAGGGCAAGAAATCAATGA
- a CDS encoding DUF3487 family protein: MSEHENRLADAVNQEPIVYNDCTQSELMGSIFIGFATGLVIGVIVGIAIGFFMLGIIIGLMLAVGVCWLSMNWIKHIRQKFYLTWFKEKIFLFKLSLGMASGKYIGHTERFGKGARRG; the protein is encoded by the coding sequence ATGTCCGAGCATGAAAACCGGCTTGCAGATGCGGTTAATCAAGAGCCAATTGTTTATAACGATTGCACCCAAAGCGAACTGATGGGTTCGATATTTATCGGATTCGCTACTGGACTAGTGATCGGCGTTATCGTCGGTATTGCAATAGGTTTTTTCATGCTCGGCATCATCATTGGGTTGATGCTTGCGGTGGGTGTTTGCTGGTTATCCATGAACTGGATTAAACATATTCGCCAGAAGTTTTACCTGACTTGGTTTAAGGAAAAAATATTCCTATTCAAATTAAGTCTGGGAATGGCATCAGGAAAATATATTGGACACACAGAGAGATTTGGTAAGGGGGCACGCCGTGGGTGA
- a CDS encoding RAQPRD family integrative conjugative element protein, which produces MKYMLLLGLLVSVTSVANTDATTEEERRYLIKIAQDLAHLDELAAKAQNKADPHARINLDYVALRNDLQEMKRALESHITKPSRSPRNIKSLELASKN; this is translated from the coding sequence ATGAAATATATGCTACTGCTTGGCCTGTTAGTGAGTGTGACTAGCGTTGCCAATACCGATGCTACTACTGAGGAAGAGCGTCGATATCTGATAAAAATTGCCCAGGATCTTGCGCATCTAGATGAGCTGGCAGCTAAAGCACAAAACAAAGCTGATCCCCACGCGCGTATCAATTTGGACTATGTGGCATTGCGCAATGATTTGCAGGAAATGAAACGTGCACTTGAATCGCACATCACAAAACCGTCTCGTTCACCGCGCAACATTAAATCGCTTGAATTAGCGAGCAAGAACTAA
- a CDS encoding PFL_4695 family integrating conjugative element protein, with the protein MIVCLLGLMACPIIHAETEVLADYGGRETGLKSPQEQIRELANRMPVPQAPAENGLLQRFPIESDLSVGVIETKQHDKPVSRPFFILGYDEHSAQWLETNLNHLQEINALGLVTNVRSAAELARLQQYAGTIELQAMPVESIAEQFDVDSYPVLITTEEITQ; encoded by the coding sequence ATGATCGTTTGTTTGTTGGGGCTAATGGCTTGTCCCATTATTCATGCCGAGACGGAGGTATTGGCTGATTATGGCGGCCGCGAAACAGGGCTTAAGTCTCCGCAGGAGCAAATACGCGAGTTGGCTAACCGGATGCCTGTGCCACAGGCACCAGCAGAGAACGGATTGCTGCAACGCTTTCCTATTGAATCTGACTTATCGGTCGGTGTGATCGAAACCAAGCAGCATGATAAACCGGTGTCCAGACCATTTTTTATTCTTGGTTACGACGAGCATTCAGCGCAGTGGCTTGAAACCAACCTGAATCATTTGCAGGAAATAAATGCACTGGGACTCGTGACCAATGTGAGATCAGCGGCAGAGCTTGCGAGATTACAGCAGTACGCCGGAACCATTGAGTTACAAGCAATGCCTGTAGAGAGCATTGCAGAACAGTTTGATGTGGATAGCTACCCCGTATTGATAACCACAGAGGAAATTACCCAATGA
- a CDS encoding transglycosylase SLT domain-containing protein — translation MKVWVFILLMTAQSVMAEIPRAYRIIADQYGIPADVFFAIALQESGKSGQDKFLPWPWTLNIDKKGHYFETREEAEIALLTAMDKAAREGKVGRVAVGIGQIYMPSHAHRFDSVIEALDPTINLNYAAQLLVEHFVNTWREGSPDWWQAVGRYHSPSNHALAKEYRELVYRKCQKISVRCNEYGRSALGIHQALASND, via the coding sequence ATGAAGGTATGGGTATTTATTTTGCTGATGACTGCGCAATCTGTCATGGCAGAAATTCCGCGAGCGTATCGAATCATTGCAGACCAATACGGCATTCCTGCTGATGTGTTTTTCGCCATCGCACTGCAAGAAAGTGGAAAGTCTGGCCAGGATAAATTTCTACCTTGGCCTTGGACGTTGAATATCGACAAGAAGGGTCACTATTTTGAAACCCGAGAAGAGGCCGAAATAGCATTATTAACAGCTATGGATAAAGCGGCACGTGAGGGAAAAGTTGGGCGAGTGGCCGTGGGAATTGGGCAAATCTACATGCCGTCACATGCGCACCGATTTGATTCAGTCATTGAAGCATTAGATCCAACAATCAACCTCAACTACGCGGCGCAGCTTTTGGTCGAGCATTTTGTAAATACCTGGAGAGAAGGCTCACCGGATTGGTGGCAAGCAGTAGGTCGTTATCACAGTCCAAGCAATCATGCCTTAGCAAAAGAGTATCGCGAATTGGTTTACCGAAAGTGCCAGAAAATTAGTGTCCGGTGTAACGAATACGGCAGATCCGCACTTGGGATTCATCAAGCCTTGGCGAGTAATGACTGA
- a CDS encoding DUF4400 domain-containing protein, with translation MTTAQRERPARPPQKGVWSWLFDTTIGNSFRLVWWSLAAIVVSILIEWAGMVWFWGPDHSKKILELELTYLGAYNQNFLTGIYPADLGARFISFADSVVSLLKLREISSHLADGVVGGATQIAIYGIDAIVNTVFIFAVRAAVCISAITGFVLVGLVAFIDGLVERDIRKACGGIESAMLYHRAKRMLVPIIFLSFGGYLTAPVSIHPTIVFLPVMGLFGMALFITAKTFKKFL, from the coding sequence ATGACAACGGCGCAACGTGAACGTCCAGCTCGCCCACCACAAAAAGGTGTGTGGAGTTGGTTATTTGATACAACCATCGGCAATAGCTTTCGACTGGTGTGGTGGTCTTTGGCAGCCATAGTGGTTTCCATTTTGATTGAGTGGGCAGGAATGGTTTGGTTCTGGGGGCCAGACCACTCCAAGAAAATTCTTGAATTGGAATTAACTTATCTCGGGGCATACAACCAAAACTTTTTAACCGGGATATATCCGGCCGATTTGGGTGCACGATTTATCAGCTTTGCAGACAGCGTTGTGTCATTGCTGAAGTTGCGAGAAATATCGTCGCACCTCGCTGATGGTGTGGTTGGTGGTGCCACTCAGATTGCGATTTACGGCATTGATGCCATCGTCAACACCGTGTTTATTTTCGCGGTGAGAGCTGCTGTGTGCATTAGCGCAATCACTGGATTTGTATTAGTTGGTCTTGTCGCATTTATAGATGGTCTGGTAGAGCGCGATATACGCAAAGCCTGTGGCGGCATTGAATCGGCAATGCTCTATCACCGCGCCAAACGCATGTTAGTACCCATTATTTTTTTATCGTTCGGCGGCTATCTCACAGCACCAGTATCGATCCATCCGACCATTGTTTTTTTGCCGGTGATGGGTTTATTCGGCATGGCGTTGTTTATAACCGCAAAAACCTTCAAAAAGTTTTTATAA
- the traD gene encoding type IV conjugative transfer system coupling protein TraD — MNRKHPVENLLRPAYETMSAAAYGLAGTLTLLSPAVLMGALSTPSLTYGIAAGMFARCAQRFLQARKLLKYQYEMHVLPTYEIDSNDIPVSKENLFLGLGFEWTARHTQRRVDFDRQEFDWHKYRHQTRKYKTARALEKILKRSALTAWITWASSAQAWFNPVAPVPYVEGIPAIHAVGLWEGEVPVYERQSERVAHTFVVGTTRVGKTRLAEVLIAQDIHNNEVVIVFDPKGDADLLKRTYIEAVKAGRAHQFYCFHLGYPELSARYNPVGSFSRITEPASRIAGQLPGEGNSAAFREFAWRYVNVIAKALTALGKPITYDNILHYGSNIDPLLYEYLSLVFDLPSSEEALNRAGHKNWRKSVQALVESDRKADKAQASRDRKAWAMAELYKDAGLMDQVAGALIKTFEYEKSFYDKLVASLFPLLEKLTSGPTAELLSPDYFDMDDPRPIFDWDEIIRTGGIVYVGLDALTDAEVAQAVGNSMFADLTSRAGALYKFGQTHGLSPELAQMATRRMICIHADEFNELVGKEFVPMANKAGGAGFRLTVYTQTLSDIKARFGDDAKAGQVIGNLGNLIMLRVKEQATAKLLTDLLQDAEVNQLTLVSGTSDDTNPDSPNDFGSNTQQRISTQKVPLVAPGDLTRLPKGHAYAMLGGKLYKLRLPLFKETGELPKNLDFLCKQMKAKYETNGANDEWFNLSDVRVAA, encoded by the coding sequence ATGAACAGAAAGCATCCCGTTGAAAATCTGCTGCGCCCCGCCTATGAGACTATGTCTGCTGCCGCATACGGTCTGGCTGGTACCTTGACGCTGTTGTCACCCGCTGTATTGATGGGAGCACTCAGCACGCCATCTCTGACCTACGGGATTGCGGCGGGTATGTTTGCTCGCTGTGCTCAACGCTTTCTGCAAGCAAGAAAACTGCTCAAATATCAATATGAAATGCATGTCCTGCCGACCTATGAAATCGACAGCAACGACATTCCCGTCTCGAAAGAAAATTTATTCTTAGGTTTAGGATTTGAATGGACGGCGAGGCATACGCAGCGCCGTGTGGACTTTGATCGCCAGGAGTTCGACTGGCATAAATACCGCCATCAAACCCGCAAGTACAAAACCGCGCGCGCACTCGAAAAAATTCTGAAAAGATCCGCATTAACGGCATGGATAACCTGGGCGAGTTCTGCGCAGGCATGGTTCAACCCCGTAGCGCCAGTTCCTTACGTTGAGGGTATTCCTGCGATTCATGCCGTGGGCCTGTGGGAAGGTGAAGTACCGGTTTATGAACGGCAGTCGGAGCGAGTCGCGCATACGTTTGTTGTGGGAACAACTCGCGTAGGCAAAACCCGATTGGCAGAAGTATTGATTGCCCAGGATATTCACAATAACGAAGTAGTTATTGTGTTTGATCCGAAAGGCGATGCGGATTTATTAAAGCGGACTTACATCGAGGCGGTGAAAGCCGGTCGCGCACATCAGTTTTATTGTTTCCACTTGGGTTATCCGGAGTTATCCGCACGCTACAACCCTGTTGGCTCATTCAGTCGCATTACTGAACCAGCATCGCGTATCGCAGGCCAACTACCAGGTGAAGGCAATAGTGCTGCTTTCCGCGAGTTTGCCTGGCGCTATGTGAATGTGATTGCAAAGGCGCTAACAGCACTGGGCAAGCCAATCACATACGACAACATATTGCACTACGGCTCGAACATAGATCCGCTGCTGTATGAATACCTTTCGCTGGTCTTTGATCTTCCATCGTCTGAAGAGGCCTTGAATCGTGCCGGACATAAAAACTGGCGCAAGTCGGTGCAGGCGTTAGTCGAGTCCGATAGAAAAGCAGATAAAGCCCAGGCATCACGCGATCGTAAAGCGTGGGCAATGGCTGAACTCTACAAAGATGCAGGCCTGATGGATCAAGTCGCAGGCGCACTGATTAAAACCTTCGAATACGAAAAAAGTTTTTACGACAAGCTGGTTGCATCACTTTTTCCGCTGCTGGAAAAACTCACATCGGGACCAACTGCCGAACTGCTGTCTCCCGATTATTTTGATATGGATGACCCTCGCCCTATTTTTGATTGGGACGAAATTATCCGCACGGGTGGAATAGTTTACGTAGGACTGGATGCCCTGACGGATGCCGAAGTTGCGCAAGCCGTTGGTAATTCTATGTTTGCCGATTTAACGTCTCGCGCCGGTGCACTCTATAAGTTTGGTCAGACACACGGCCTTTCGCCTGAGTTGGCGCAGATGGCAACCCGTCGAATGATTTGCATTCATGCTGATGAATTTAATGAATTAGTTGGCAAGGAATTTGTGCCTATGGCTAACAAAGCCGGTGGTGCAGGTTTCCGTTTGACCGTCTACACGCAAACGCTTAGCGATATCAAAGCACGCTTTGGCGACGATGCAAAAGCCGGACAGGTCATTGGCAACCTCGGCAACCTCATCATGTTGCGCGTGAAAGAACAGGCCACTGCAAAGCTGTTAACCGATCTTCTGCAAGATGCGGAAGTCAATCAACTCACACTGGTATCTGGCACTTCGGATGATACCAATCCGGATTCACCAAACGATTTCGGTTCAAACACACAACAACGTATCTCAACACAAAAAGTTCCGCTGGTTGCACCGGGCGACTTAACACGCCTGCCAAAAGGTCATGCCTACGCGATGCTGGGTGGAAAGCTCTACAAACTCAGATTGCCGCTGTTTAAAGAGACCGGCGAATTACCCAAAAACCTGGACTTCCTCTGCAAACAAATGAAGGCCAAATACGAAACAAATGGCGCAAATGATGAGTGGTTTAACTTATCAGACGTGAGGGTTGCTGCATGA
- the mobH gene encoding MobH family relaxase gives MTQLLPALTPEQLFAQCKLDYSLSELRTLTGLDTAIFDLLVRQPILDFAELVQLAPASESHHHAGPGGLLTHTLDVITLALKKRRGYQLPIAGSLTEIANQRHLWTYAVFVGCLLHDIGKLSANTRLVPVAKDGTEKSWTPHSGPITQLKNIKGYRVEFRKTPYQYHAHLALTHWSLVPQYARTWLIEASNIMAELTAWLWGDKFESGTIGEIIESADRESTAKNLQLPIDKRFSNQIPVIDRYLKIIRQWIQDGAIKINTNGGMGWVDEYGHLYLVCRSLAEKLIQECNSQGLKSLPQDPVRVYDILQEHGYALSMEDGRAIWPIRVKTASYEHKFTCLKFEGRKLTLPSRPLRALEGVISIWGNEIQETAQVTQEPAEESVKTYEQDSAAVTQDTAAIQETEKTQDGSTHAADTAETEANIADMPSDDEIMAAIAASEEPEIYSDTLEPSAEASGSQQDGAEGMQEAGRNTAGQSQENASEPSEIGAVASNVGLVRNLEYEAPDTGAKFLAWLQRGLLEKTILINNPTAEIHIVEDGVLMIAPAIFKTFLRLHNLPEDKHKNLSKRFGNLRKHIRNGDMNIHPYWVSSSNRASKINGWLLPFNVIYENDYPVPKPNKYIKKNLGATMNN, from the coding sequence ATGACCCAATTGTTGCCTGCATTGACCCCGGAGCAGCTTTTTGCGCAATGCAAACTCGATTATTCCCTCTCCGAGTTGCGCACACTCACAGGACTCGATACCGCCATTTTCGATTTGCTCGTCAGGCAACCGATTCTGGATTTTGCAGAGCTTGTCCAACTCGCGCCCGCGAGCGAGTCGCATCACCACGCGGGGCCAGGGGGACTACTAACTCACACACTCGACGTTATTACCCTGGCGCTAAAAAAGCGCCGTGGTTATCAGCTTCCCATTGCTGGATCACTGACGGAAATAGCCAATCAACGGCACCTGTGGACATATGCCGTATTTGTCGGTTGCCTACTTCACGACATAGGCAAGCTGTCAGCCAATACCCGACTAGTGCCGGTCGCAAAAGACGGGACAGAAAAATCCTGGACACCCCATAGTGGCCCTATAACGCAACTAAAAAATATTAAGGGCTATCGCGTTGAGTTTCGTAAAACTCCTTACCAATACCATGCGCACTTGGCGCTCACTCATTGGAGTTTGGTACCGCAATACGCTCGCACCTGGTTGATTGAAGCCAGCAACATCATGGCTGAATTAACGGCCTGGCTGTGGGGAGATAAATTTGAATCAGGAACCATCGGTGAAATTATTGAATCTGCCGATCGGGAATCCACCGCGAAAAACCTGCAGCTTCCAATCGACAAACGATTCAGCAACCAAATTCCGGTTATAGACCGTTACCTCAAAATCATTCGTCAGTGGATTCAGGACGGTGCCATCAAAATTAACACCAACGGTGGGATGGGATGGGTTGATGAATATGGGCACCTGTACTTGGTGTGTCGCTCACTCGCTGAAAAACTCATTCAGGAATGCAATTCACAGGGGCTTAAAAGCCTCCCACAAGATCCTGTCAGGGTATACGACATACTCCAGGAGCATGGCTATGCGCTGTCGATGGAGGATGGCAGAGCCATTTGGCCAATTCGGGTAAAAACTGCAAGTTATGAACACAAGTTCACCTGCCTCAAGTTTGAAGGCAGGAAGCTGACGCTCCCATCCAGGCCACTGAGGGCACTGGAGGGTGTGATAAGTATCTGGGGCAATGAAATACAAGAAACGGCGCAGGTTACACAGGAACCTGCTGAGGAAAGTGTAAAAACATACGAACAGGATTCTGCTGCGGTCACGCAGGACACTGCTGCAATTCAGGAAACTGAAAAAACACAGGATGGAAGTACACATGCCGCTGACACAGCGGAGACTGAGGCAAACATTGCTGATATGCCATCGGATGATGAAATTATGGCGGCGATAGCCGCCTCTGAGGAACCTGAAATATACAGTGACACACTGGAACCGTCGGCAGAGGCCAGTGGATCACAACAGGATGGTGCGGAGGGTATGCAGGAAGCTGGCAGGAATACTGCGGGGCAATCACAGGAGAATGCCAGCGAACCTAGTGAAATTGGTGCAGTGGCTAGTAACGTTGGCCTAGTTAGGAATCTGGAGTACGAAGCCCCGGATACTGGGGCAAAATTTTTGGCATGGCTTCAGAGAGGCCTGCTTGAAAAAACGATCCTCATCAACAATCCCACCGCTGAAATCCACATTGTGGAGGATGGCGTCCTGATGATCGCCCCCGCGATCTTTAAAACATTTCTGCGACTACACAACCTCCCAGAAGATAAACACAAGAACCTGTCAAAACGCTTTGGGAACCTGCGAAAGCATATCCGCAATGGTGACATGAACATTCACCCCTATTGGGTTAGCTCATCTAACCGCGCCTCTAAGATTAATGGCTGGTTACTGCCATTCAACGTCATTTATGAAAATGACTATCCGGTACCTAAGCCCAACAAGTACATCAAAAAGAACTTGGGGGCGACAATGAATAATTAA
- a CDS encoding site-specific integrase: MRRRQLVSLRLKDIDFVSSQITLSYDGSKTHRSWVIPMHETVNARLHDLVLRSEAALGRKLKANDLLFSVGRFYPRYRMTRAGGMKAEAITGFFKRLSNKLEISIGAHRFRHTLATELCNPPGQEAPDIFAVQALLGHTSIQTTRSYTVTSKARMETLMENVRVPFSKSYS; encoded by the coding sequence ATGCGGAGAAGACAGCTCGTTTCATTAAGGCTCAAAGATATTGATTTTGTGTCGTCCCAAATCACGCTCAGCTATGACGGCTCGAAAACACACCGAAGCTGGGTCATTCCGATGCATGAGACGGTCAATGCCCGGTTGCACGATTTGGTTCTGCGCTCTGAAGCGGCCCTGGGGCGAAAGCTGAAGGCGAATGACTTGCTTTTCTCTGTGGGGAGATTTTACCCGCGTTACAGAATGACTCGGGCAGGAGGAATGAAAGCGGAAGCTATTACTGGTTTTTTTAAGCGGCTGAGCAATAAGTTGGAAATTTCTATCGGTGCTCACCGCTTTCGTCACACGCTTGCTACCGAGCTGTGTAACCCACCTGGGCAGGAAGCCCCGGATATTTTTGCTGTACAGGCTCTTTTAGGCCATACCAGCATACAAACAACGCGGAGTTATACTGTAACAAGTAAAGCGAGGATGGAAACTTTGATGGAAAATGTGAGAGTGCCTTTTTCAAAAAGCTATTCGTGA